The proteins below are encoded in one region of Lytechinus pictus isolate F3 Inbred chromosome 11, Lp3.0, whole genome shotgun sequence:
- the LOC129270847 gene encoding uncharacterized protein LOC129270847: MSPDKPPLAATAVGAAPEPIDVEQGRSSGRSPSRSAKRPAASQGPVLQLPSTQGQTQSCPRTSTSNNTAGEPSRPEYMSVQIQDHTDSFCVPGHTNNNITGHESHNIRERSQSGMVRETPFTSSFPAIVPPSVMSVQIRTDLTQNSHCVHDNEATGPNNQTIINTERRPNTENMNRGYHHPHYSPLNPVGDTLGVSIPKSIKEKIWKGEYVDLNLLVNAQDVASNTLREAAEQRTNLAIAEEEGKWVLKPYNAPSKNKIMSIEIWTNAFLIYMSVYLAANPRHTHDILKYCHLIRSAASRYYGYGWRDYDIEFRHRFHATGGSWAEINGELWLLHVVGGGSPCSARGPAPIHQQWVNKGGKRPGVPAANLEV, from the coding sequence ATGAGCCCGGACAAGCCCCCGCTAGCTGCCACTGCAGTAGGAGCAGCGCCAGAACCCATTGACGTTGAGCAGGGTCGTTCATCCGGCCGTTCACCCAGCCGTTCAGCTAAGAGGCCAGCAGCTTCACAAGGGCCTGTGCTGCAATTACCATCCACTCAGGGTCAGACTCAGAGTTGTCCCAGGACCAGCACTAGTAATAATACCGCAGGTGAGCCTTCTCGACCTGAATACATGTCAGTACAAATACAAGATCATACAGATTCGTTCTGCGTACCTGGCCatactaataataacattaCAGGTCACGAATCGCACAATATTAGAGAACGAAGTCAGTCTGGGATGGTACGAGAGACCCCATTCACATCATCCTTCCCCGCAATTGTACCTCCTAGTGTCATGAGTGTTCAGATAAGAACCGACCTAACTCAAAATTCACACTGTGTCCATGATAATGAGGCCACAGGGCCAAATAACCAAACCATAATCAATACAGAACGTAGACCTAACACAGAGAACATGAATAGAGGCTATCACCACCCTCACTATTCCCCGTTAAACCCTGTAGGTGACACACTGGGTGTATCTATTCCCAAAAGcataaaagaaaagatttggAAGGGGGAGTATGTGGATCTAAATCTGTTAGTTAACGCCCAAGATGTAGCCTCCAACACACTGCGCGAAGCAGCAGAACAGAGAACTAATCTGGCGATAGCCGAGGAGGAAGGAAAATGGGTGTTAAAGCCCTACAATGCCCCctccaaaaacaaaatcatgtccATTGAAATTTGGACAAATGCCTTCCTAATATACATGAGCGTCTATCTGGCAGCAAATCCACGACACACTCATGACATTCTGAAGTACTGTCACCTCATTCGTTCTGCTGCTTCACGCTACTACGGATATGGTTGGAGGGACTACGATATAGAATTTCGGCACCGATTTCATGCCACAGGGGGTTCCTGGGCGGAGATAAACGGGGAGTTGTGGCTCCTCCACGTAGTAGGGGGTGGATCTCCATGTTCGGCAAGGGGCCCTGCCCCCATTCATCAACAGTGGGTAAACAAAGGGGGCAAACGCCCAGGCGTGCCGGCTGCAAATCTCGAGGTTTGA
- the LOC129270848 gene encoding uncharacterized protein LOC129270848 — MCTCVEHVTSGNSHFFIAEGTGNWIWIVGDSLVRRAKERASQRNYQQFGERGIVVRWHGQGSATLQDLPRMVSNRLRCGTPPALAIVHLGSNDIGQYDVCRCRMAIDTAIQYLRARMPHTHTAWSGILPRLFYYGCKQGSNSQEALDGVRKSLNKYARRKLARMSDTTIIKHEFDPTIHILFNRDGLHLSDLGSDILIDSFRTAAREAGFV, encoded by the coding sequence ATGTGTACATGTGTAGAACATGTTACTTCCGGGAactctcatttttttattgcagaGGGGACTGGAAACTGGATCTGGATTGTAGGGGATAGCCTGGTCAGAAGAGCAAAAGAACGAGCTTCACAACGCAACTATCAGCAATTTGGAGAGCGAGGTATCGTGGTCCGTTGGCATGGGCAAGGCAGCGCCACGCTCCAGGATCTCCCCAGGATGGTCTCTAACCGGCTGAGATGCGGCACTCCTCCTGCATTAGCTATTGTCCACTTAGGATCAAATGACATCGGACAGTATGATGTCTGCCGGTGCAGGATGGCAATTGACACAGCCATCCAATATCTACGCGCGAGAATGCCGCACACCCATACCGCCTGGTCTGGTATTTTACCGCGGCTCTTCTACTATGGTTGCAAGCAAGGCTCTAATTCACAGGAGGCCTTGGATGGAGTTCGTAAGTCTCTTAACAAATACGCTAGGAGGAAACTAGCCAGGATGTCGgataccaccatcatcaaacATGAATTTGACCCCACAATCCACATCCTCTTCAATAGAGATGGATTGCACCTCTCTGATTTGGGTTCAGACATTCTCATTGACAGTTTCAGAACTGCAGCAAGGGAAGCAGGATTTGTTTAG